From the Allorhodopirellula heiligendammensis genome, one window contains:
- a CDS encoding DUF1553 domain-containing protein, whose product MSHFKVLRTPTEAMENTTQLFLGIRFNCNQCHDHPFERWTQDQYFEMAAFFAHVNRKRDPNSGDRKVGGTAVEQATPLFEIIDDTATSEIEHARTGESVAPSFPYKLSGLEQPAAASETLTTVRSDATSDEEIQSTRREQLAAWMTDPHNPYFARSYVNRIWAYLTGVGLIEPIDDIRAGNPATNPELLDYLTDEFVRSGFDTQALIRLICQSRTYGLAIDTNPLNEDDQQNYSHATPRRLPAEVIFDTVHALTGSVSKLPGMPPGSRAAAATDAGVTSPDGFLANLGRPVRETACECERSDELQLGPVMALISGPTIGSAISDPQNELAEIVAEHPTDQAIAEEIFIRAIGRAPSPTEVAAFTDMTQQIETDHQRLAARLATAEAAWTVEFETREASRRAMLQDVEEKITAREMEIADEQVRLAEQRKAAISLATENLAAATAAIPAATEAWIAKNAKAGVPEWFPLAPQAYSASDDVVLTVLPDRSVLASGTAAKATYTLEFETELHQITGFRVEALADESLPGGGPGLPQNGNFVVTEITVHASSDESLPPPKLPGVKISRGNADFLQAGFSIDLAFDGKTGNQNGWAVSPMLSRDHWSTFQFASALATEPDSKTRLRFVISQNHSAANHLLGRFRISLTTHRGDIPLSTTEALGIASLASPPQRTEAQTKLLLDYVRSQDDGLQMAQAQLATASKPVPPDKQLVALRATQERLSATTGVDADLLTLRENVQRSESQRKQARLTATQDLVWALINSSAFLFNH is encoded by the coding sequence ATGAGCCATTTTAAGGTGCTGCGGACGCCTACCGAGGCGATGGAAAACACGACGCAGTTGTTTCTGGGGATCCGGTTCAATTGCAATCAATGTCACGACCATCCGTTTGAGCGTTGGACCCAAGATCAATACTTCGAAATGGCTGCGTTTTTCGCACACGTCAATCGGAAACGCGATCCGAACTCGGGTGATCGCAAGGTCGGCGGTACCGCGGTTGAACAGGCCACGCCGCTGTTTGAGATTATCGATGACACTGCAACGAGCGAAATCGAACATGCCCGCACGGGTGAATCCGTCGCTCCATCTTTCCCATACAAACTCTCCGGCCTAGAACAGCCCGCCGCAGCTAGTGAAACGCTGACCACGGTGCGAAGCGATGCCACCAGCGACGAGGAAATTCAGAGTACGCGTCGTGAACAACTCGCCGCGTGGATGACAGACCCGCATAACCCCTATTTCGCTCGTAGCTATGTCAATCGCATCTGGGCATACCTTACCGGCGTGGGATTGATTGAACCGATCGATGACATTCGCGCCGGGAACCCCGCGACGAACCCAGAATTACTTGACTACCTCACCGATGAATTCGTACGTTCGGGATTCGATACGCAAGCATTGATTCGTTTGATCTGCCAGTCGAGAACCTATGGGCTGGCGATCGACACGAATCCTCTGAACGAGGACGATCAACAAAACTACTCGCACGCGACGCCGCGGAGGTTACCGGCCGAGGTCATTTTTGACACGGTACATGCACTGACCGGTTCAGTGAGCAAATTGCCCGGCATGCCGCCAGGATCGCGAGCGGCCGCCGCCACGGATGCGGGCGTCACATCACCCGACGGCTTCCTAGCTAATCTGGGACGGCCGGTGCGAGAAACCGCCTGCGAGTGTGAACGAAGCGATGAGTTGCAACTCGGCCCCGTCATGGCGCTAATCAGCGGCCCTACCATTGGGTCCGCAATTAGCGATCCGCAGAATGAATTGGCGGAGATTGTTGCTGAGCATCCCACCGATCAAGCGATTGCTGAGGAGATCTTCATCCGGGCAATTGGGCGTGCGCCCTCGCCCACCGAGGTGGCGGCCTTTACCGATATGACGCAGCAGATCGAGACTGATCATCAACGACTCGCTGCCCGGCTCGCCACCGCCGAGGCCGCGTGGACGGTAGAGTTTGAAACTCGGGAAGCATCACGCCGGGCGATGCTGCAGGATGTAGAAGAGAAAATCACCGCCCGCGAGATGGAAATTGCCGATGAGCAAGTACGCTTGGCTGAGCAGCGAAAAGCGGCAATTTCGCTAGCCACAGAAAACCTCGCTGCTGCGACCGCAGCGATACCAGCGGCCACGGAAGCTTGGATTGCGAAAAATGCGAAAGCGGGCGTGCCCGAGTGGTTTCCGCTCGCGCCGCAAGCCTACTCCGCAAGTGATGATGTTGTGCTCACGGTGCTCCCCGATCGCAGCGTCTTGGCCTCCGGCACAGCTGCGAAAGCCACCTACACACTGGAGTTTGAAACTGAACTCCACCAGATCACTGGTTTCCGAGTCGAAGCCCTTGCTGATGAATCGCTCCCCGGCGGTGGTCCAGGACTACCGCAGAACGGAAATTTTGTCGTCACCGAAATCACCGTCCACGCCAGCAGCGACGAATCGCTACCACCGCCCAAACTACCTGGGGTGAAAATCTCGCGAGGCAACGCCGACTTTCTACAAGCGGGTTTCTCCATCGATCTCGCATTCGACGGCAAAACAGGTAACCAGAACGGTTGGGCGGTCTCGCCGATGCTGTCACGGGATCACTGGTCTACCTTCCAGTTTGCCAGTGCCCTGGCGACCGAGCCCGATTCGAAAACTCGATTACGTTTTGTCATCTCACAAAACCATTCAGCTGCCAACCACCTGTTGGGACGCTTTCGAATCAGCTTGACGACTCATCGGGGCGATATTCCCTTGAGCACGACCGAGGCGCTCGGGATTGCCTCGCTGGCATCGCCCCCGCAACGCACTGAAGCCCAGACGAAACTGTTACTTGACTACGTGCGATCTCAGGACGACGGGCTTCAGATGGCGCAAGCTCAATTGGCGACAGCTAGTAAACCCGTGCCGCCAGACAAGCAGCTTGTCGCCTTACGCGCAACGCAAGAGCGACTTTCCGCCACTACCGGTGTGGACGCCGACTTGCTCACGCTGCGTGAGAACGTCCAACGAAGCGAGTCCCAGAGAAAGCAGGCGAGACTGACCGCTACCCAAGACCTCGTATGGGCACTGATCAATTCGTCCGCATTTCTTTTCAATCATTGA